In Ferroplasma sp., a single window of DNA contains:
- a CDS encoding long-chain-fatty-acid--CoA ligase, with amino-acid sequence MVDFKLTINNLLDSAVRSNGDQQIVYRDNTLTYKSFAKNVKNFAANLRKIGVKPGDRIAVLDYDTINYLYCYYSIPMIGAVIHMVNIRYPPEVLYYTVKNSEDSYLVVNADFMPLILQYKDMFDFIKGFIVYSEKGHEKYDLNNVYYADSLLEDAEYKEVEPDENSMATLFYTSGTTGLPKGVYYSHKQLVLHSLASSVALSDEPIALKRTAVMLPLVPMFHVHAWGIPYFTIMRGIKYVLPGKYEWDRIIETMEREKVTNSAMVPSILYLLLQAKRGPEVLGKLKLKSVIGGAALNEGLAKTAESLGMTVVTGYGMSETGPILTLANYSNDIMDFSSEKKQEYRRKTGIPVPFVDLRVVSDGEDVEKNNKEIGEIIVRAPWLTQGYIKDQEKTSKLWKDGWLHTGDLATMDEYGYVKIVDRESDAVKSGGEFIPSMVLEDLISTVPGVGEVAVTKKPDEKWGERPVAFIKGTASREDIENEMKKYVETGRIAKFWLPDDYIFVDEFEKTGTGKIDKKVLRKKLE; translated from the coding sequence ATGGTAGACTTTAAGCTGACTATAAACAATCTTCTGGACAGTGCTGTCCGGTCAAATGGAGATCAGCAAATAGTGTACAGGGATAATACCCTGACATACAAATCATTCGCCAAGAATGTAAAAAATTTTGCAGCAAATCTACGGAAGATTGGTGTAAAACCAGGAGATAGAATAGCCGTTCTGGATTATGATACCATAAACTATCTGTACTGCTACTACTCAATCCCAATGATCGGTGCGGTAATTCATATGGTCAATATAAGGTATCCACCCGAGGTGCTTTATTATACGGTAAAAAACTCTGAGGATTCCTACCTGGTGGTCAACGCTGATTTCATGCCACTTATTCTGCAGTACAAGGACATGTTTGACTTTATCAAAGGATTTATAGTATATTCTGAAAAAGGGCATGAGAAGTACGACCTCAATAATGTATATTATGCGGATAGCCTGCTGGAGGATGCAGAGTATAAAGAGGTGGAGCCGGATGAAAATAGTATGGCCACATTATTCTACACATCTGGAACTACCGGCCTGCCAAAGGGCGTTTACTACTCCCATAAACAGCTGGTGCTTCATAGTCTGGCTTCCTCTGTGGCATTATCAGACGAGCCCATAGCCCTCAAACGCACAGCAGTCATGCTACCTCTTGTTCCCATGTTTCATGTTCACGCATGGGGAATACCATATTTCACCATTATGAGAGGAATAAAATACGTCCTTCCCGGAAAATATGAATGGGACAGAATAATAGAAACCATGGAGAGGGAAAAGGTCACAAATTCTGCCATGGTGCCATCCATACTTTATCTACTTTTGCAGGCAAAACGTGGCCCTGAAGTACTTGGAAAGCTTAAACTGAAATCAGTGATTGGAGGTGCCGCACTGAACGAGGGTCTGGCAAAAACTGCAGAATCGCTGGGCATGACAGTTGTAACAGGTTACGGAATGTCTGAAACCGGGCCCATCCTGACACTGGCCAATTATAGCAACGATATTATGGACTTCAGCAGTGAAAAGAAACAGGAATACAGAAGAAAAACCGGGATACCTGTACCATTCGTTGATCTGCGTGTTGTCTCAGATGGAGAGGATGTGGAAAAAAACAATAAGGAGATTGGGGAAATAATTGTCAGGGCACCATGGCTAACGCAGGGTTACATAAAAGATCAGGAAAAAACTTCAAAATTATGGAAGGATGGCTGGCTGCATACAGGTGATCTTGCAACAATGGATGAATATGGATACGTAAAAATCGTTGATAGGGAAAGCGATGCAGTTAAATCAGGAGGGGAATTCATACCGTCCATGGTCCTTGAAGACCTTATAAGCACTGTTCCTGGCGTTGGGGAGGTCGCAGTTACAAAGAAGCCTGACGAAAAGTGGGGGGAGCGCCCTGTTGCGTTCATAAAGGGAACTGCCAGCAGGGAGGACATAGAGAATGAAATGAAAAAATATGTTGAAACAGGGAGAATAGCCAAATTCTGGCTGCCTGATGATTACATATTTGTGGATGAATTTGAAAAAACAGGAACCGGAAAAATAGATAAGAAGGTTCTAAGAAAAAAATTGGAGTGA
- a CDS encoding RimK family alpha-L-glutamate ligase produces MKITMLFDIMRWEERAILKSMQDKNVDVQLLNVKDINMDLQKLNYDFGDISLQRSTGYYRNLHSTAYVEFTGNKIMNDFHSTIITGNKMFTSTVLSQHGVRIPKTFVSFTNEKFLESFKSDFNGRAVTKPVTGSWGRMISLLNDYYAAMDVSEYKEYMYPIYQVNYTQEYINDFNRDLRVFLVNDRAVAGIYRYRSGEDWRTNTALGGRAEPLKITPEIEDIVEKVHNALGSGIYGIDILESRDGYFVNEVNGNTEFKNTVPVTGINIPDYISDYLISEAKK; encoded by the coding sequence ATGAAAATTACAATGCTATTTGACATTATGCGGTGGGAGGAAAGGGCAATACTTAAATCAATGCAGGATAAAAATGTTGATGTTCAGCTCCTTAACGTGAAGGACATTAATATGGACCTGCAAAAATTGAACTATGATTTCGGCGATATATCCCTGCAGAGAAGTACAGGATATTACAGAAACCTTCATTCCACAGCATATGTTGAGTTTACAGGAAACAAAATTATGAATGATTTCCATTCCACAATTATAACCGGAAACAAAATGTTCACATCTACAGTGCTTTCACAGCACGGGGTCAGAATTCCTAAAACTTTTGTTTCATTTACCAATGAAAAATTCCTCGAATCATTCAAATCAGATTTCAATGGGAGGGCGGTAACCAAACCGGTGACCGGGAGCTGGGGCAGGATGATATCTCTCCTGAATGATTACTATGCTGCCATGGACGTGTCAGAATATAAGGAATATATGTATCCTATATACCAGGTCAATTATACACAGGAGTACATAAACGATTTTAACAGGGATTTAAGGGTATTTCTGGTAAATGACAGGGCCGTTGCTGGAATTTACAGGTACAGATCCGGGGAAGACTGGAGGACCAACACTGCACTGGGAGGCAGGGCAGAGCCATTGAAAATTACACCCGAAATTGAAGATATAGTGGAGAAGGTGCATAATGCCCTTGGTTCAGGCATTTATGGAATAGACATCCTTGAGTCCAGAGATGGATACTTTGTCAATGAGGTAAACGGCAACACTGAATTCAAAAACACCGTTCCGGTAACCGGAATCAATATACCTGATTATATTTCTGATTACCTTATATCAGAGGCAAAAAAATGA
- the argC gene encoding N-acetyl-gamma-glutamyl-phosphate reductase — MWVRTGENKLLKVGIVGGSGYVGGELIRLLVGHNNVEIVSVSSTSHSGEKISRVHPDLYGLTDLKFENISPVDMAGKVDLIFLALPHGTSIKYVPDLVETGVKIIDMSADFRLKDHTLYRQWYGYDHGYPDIIKKFVYGMPELHREEIKNAKFIATPGCIASSSIYSIAPFLSLDTDSNIINVDAKVGSSGSGSGLDESKVFSERFGSVRAYKPVGHRHTPEIEQELEYASGKKVKIALSAHSVNMVRGILTTSSIYAYQDEISLWALLKKFYGNEKFVRLIMDRKSNYKYPDPKTVVGSNFVDIGFALDRYVKRIVSFGAIDNLIKGAAGNAVQSMNIMNGFPEYESLMAPSLFPV, encoded by the coding sequence ATGTGGGTGAGGACTGGGGAGAATAAATTGCTCAAAGTTGGCATTGTCGGCGGTTCCGGATACGTTGGGGGGGAACTTATCAGGCTACTGGTAGGCCATAACAACGTTGAGATTGTCTCTGTTTCTTCTACAAGCCATTCCGGGGAGAAAATTTCGAGAGTCCATCCAGACCTTTACGGCCTGACCGATCTGAAATTTGAGAACATTTCTCCGGTAGATATGGCAGGAAAGGTGGATCTGATATTTCTTGCTCTTCCACATGGGACATCAATTAAATATGTCCCTGATCTGGTGGAAACAGGCGTGAAAATCATTGATATGAGTGCAGATTTCAGATTAAAGGATCATACCCTCTACAGGCAGTGGTACGGGTATGATCATGGATATCCCGATATAATCAAAAAATTTGTTTACGGGATGCCAGAACTCCACAGGGAAGAGATCAAAAATGCCAAATTCATTGCAACCCCGGGATGCATAGCATCTTCCTCAATTTACAGCATTGCTCCGTTTCTCTCACTGGATACTGACAGCAATATTATAAATGTTGATGCAAAGGTTGGGTCATCCGGCTCTGGATCCGGCCTGGATGAATCCAAGGTATTTTCTGAAAGGTTCGGTTCTGTCAGGGCTTACAAACCAGTGGGCCACAGGCATACCCCTGAAATAGAGCAGGAGCTGGAATATGCATCAGGCAAGAAGGTAAAAATTGCTCTTTCTGCCCATTCAGTGAATATGGTTAGGGGAATACTCACCACATCGAGCATATATGCGTATCAGGATGAAATATCTCTATGGGCACTGCTTAAAAAATTCTACGGAAATGAAAAATTTGTAAGGCTAATTATGGACAGGAAGAGCAATTATAAATATCCGGACCCGAAAACAGTGGTGGGTTCAAACTTTGTGGATATAGGATTTGCCCTGGATAGGTACGTTAAAAGGATTGTTTCATTCGGAGCTATTGACAATCTTATAAAGGGTGCAGCAGGAAATGCAGTACAGTCAATGAACATCATGAATGGTTTCCCTGAATATGAATCATTAATGGCCCCATCATTATTCCCGGTGTGA
- a CDS encoding aminotransferase class III-fold pyridoxal phosphate-dependent enzyme: MNYENDHIANTYQRLPVNILNGSGAILHDINGKRYIDMMGGYGVAILGYGNMPVKEAVCKQFDTISIAHASEYTPAREEFIKDLTGIVPSGLDKFYLGNTGAEAVEAAIKTVIKSSRKHKIIAMTSSYHGKTAGALSITYSEKYRKAFEPLLMKNVEFIGYNSMDDLEKLEKDPDIAAVFFEPVQGEGGINIPSKEYVQELRGVTEKNGIILVADEIQSGLGRTGKMWAHEHFNIKPDIITIGKGIGGGMPLSVTAGKAEFMDNLSKGEQSSTTGGNPLAMAAGSAVIKQLDSAMIENVARKGEIFRDKLRSGLVDARIVKEIRGLGLMDAIELRIKFLPVLMELINRGVLPLYSGINILRMLPPYVISDEELKEAASIMSEVILSAGKEVPS; the protein is encoded by the coding sequence ATGAATTATGAAAACGATCATATAGCAAATACATACCAGAGATTGCCTGTGAATATTCTGAATGGCAGTGGTGCCATTCTCCATGATATCAATGGGAAACGCTATATAGATATGATGGGTGGTTACGGAGTTGCAATTCTCGGATATGGCAATATGCCGGTGAAGGAGGCCGTATGCAAGCAGTTCGATACAATATCCATAGCACATGCATCGGAATACACACCTGCAAGGGAGGAATTCATAAAGGACCTAACCGGCATAGTTCCATCTGGCCTGGATAAATTTTACCTGGGCAATACCGGTGCCGAGGCTGTAGAGGCAGCAATAAAAACTGTAATAAAATCATCTAGGAAACATAAAATAATAGCAATGACCAGTTCATACCATGGTAAAACAGCCGGAGCCCTATCAATCACATACTCAGAAAAATATAGAAAGGCGTTTGAGCCATTGCTAATGAAGAACGTTGAATTCATAGGATATAACAGTATGGATGATCTGGAAAAACTGGAGAAAGATCCTGATATCGCCGCTGTGTTCTTCGAACCTGTTCAGGGAGAGGGTGGTATAAATATCCCATCAAAAGAATACGTACAGGAACTTAGAGGCGTAACAGAAAAAAATGGCATCATTCTGGTGGCTGATGAAATACAATCCGGACTGGGCAGAACAGGGAAGATGTGGGCACACGAGCATTTTAACATTAAACCTGATATTATAACCATAGGAAAGGGCATAGGTGGTGGTATGCCACTATCTGTTACTGCAGGGAAGGCGGAATTCATGGATAACCTATCAAAAGGCGAGCAATCTTCAACAACCGGTGGAAACCCACTGGCTATGGCTGCCGGAAGTGCTGTGATTAAACAGCTTGACAGTGCAATGATTGAAAATGTTGCGAGAAAAGGAGAAATATTCAGAGATAAATTAAGATCAGGGCTTGTCGATGCCAGGATAGTTAAGGAAATAAGGGGACTCGGATTAATGGATGCCATAGAACTCAGGATAAAATTCCTGCCCGTATTAATGGAACTGATCAATCGTGGTGTCCTTCCCCTGTATTCAGGAATAAATATACTGAGAATGCTGCCACCCTATGTAATATCTGATGAGGAACTCAAGGAAGCTGCCTCTATCATGTCGGAGGTAATACTTTCTGCAGGGAAGGAGGTCCCATCATGA
- a CDS encoding M20/M25/M40 family metallo-hydrolase has product MKPEDMLIELLNVYSPSGSEGEVSRLIRDYMDDLGFQDPVIDSQLNVVSVNGNGKPAVFICGHEDTVPGILPVRRDGDLFYGRGAVDAKSSLLALILGAKRAMDNGFNGKILISAASGEESDSKGINTIMENYSGYNYAIFGEPGGAMNITAGYKGRILLKIDKRTETHHASSAWMEVNAIDSLMDFWLALRSKYGKNKDFNSITAGITRFQGGEYDNMTPEHASMYIDIRYPKSISENDLIAEIKSDMKNILVEDYSFNIENRTEPYISDIKSPLVKSFKEAITKNNMSPRLIFKSGSGDMNNLGNLWRIPVITYGPGDTRLSHTQNEVINIRDFYKSVDVIADSLKILSRYNMDGNQG; this is encoded by the coding sequence ATGAAACCTGAAGATATGCTTATTGAGCTGCTTAATGTGTACTCGCCCAGTGGAAGTGAGGGAGAGGTTTCCAGGCTGATCCGGGATTACATGGATGACCTGGGTTTCCAGGACCCTGTGATAGACAGTCAGCTGAATGTGGTGTCAGTTAATGGAAATGGTAAACCAGCGGTATTTATTTGCGGGCATGAGGACACTGTCCCTGGAATCCTTCCTGTGAGGAGGGATGGAGACCTTTTTTATGGGAGGGGTGCAGTTGATGCCAAATCATCACTTCTGGCACTGATCCTCGGTGCAAAAAGGGCAATGGATAATGGTTTCAATGGAAAGATCCTCATATCTGCAGCCTCAGGGGAGGAGAGCGACAGTAAGGGAATAAACACCATAATGGAAAATTACTCGGGCTATAATTACGCCATATTCGGCGAACCAGGAGGTGCTATGAACATAACTGCAGGCTACAAGGGCAGAATATTGTTGAAAATTGATAAAAGAACTGAAACCCATCATGCCAGTTCGGCCTGGATGGAGGTAAATGCCATAGACTCGCTCATGGACTTCTGGCTTGCCCTGAGGTCAAAATACGGCAAAAATAAGGATTTCAACTCTATTACTGCCGGGATAACACGGTTTCAGGGGGGCGAATATGATAACATGACTCCGGAACATGCATCCATGTATATTGATATAAGATATCCCAAATCAATTTCTGAAAATGACCTGATAGCAGAAATAAAATCAGACATGAAAAACATACTGGTGGAAGATTACTCATTCAATATTGAAAACAGGACAGAACCTTATATTTCTGATATTAAAAGCCCTCTTGTGAAATCCTTCAAGGAGGCAATAACAAAAAATAATATGTCGCCCAGACTCATATTCAAGAGTGGATCAGGGGATATGAACAATCTGGGAAACCTGTGGCGCATACCGGTTATTACCTATGGCCCCGGTGACACGAGGCTGTCACACACGCAGAATGAGGTTATTAATATCAGGGATTTCTATAAATCTGTTGATGTTATAGCCGATTCCCTGAAAATTCTCTCTCGATATAATATGGATGGTAATCAGGGCTGA
- a CDS encoding acetyl-CoA C-acetyltransferase, with protein MEDVYIVDYRRIPFSRARPRDPEKDVYNDLRMDKMLSELIKLSVKETKINPAEIEDVITGCAFQAGENWTYGGRHPVLLADLPVSVPAMSLDRACSSSLNATGIASMEIMTGKAGIAIAGGMEHMTHVPLGIDNPFIKPNMELMVNPKYSKFNMNVSYNMGLTAEKLAGLRKISRDEMDEYSYNSHKRAAKAYDDGFMQGELMPVTVNGTVIDRDVGIRKDVSLEQIKSLKPAFRENGIITAANSSSLNDGASMVMLMSGSKVKEYGLKPLARIVDFAAAGVDPTIMGEGPVPATEKVLKRNKLSPDDIDYWEINEAFAVVVLNAVHSFNLDLGKVNIHGGGISVGHPLGATGARLAGTLGRTLQDKKKDLGIATLCVGGGQGYSMLLERV; from the coding sequence ATGGAAGATGTGTATATAGTTGATTATAGAAGAATTCCGTTCTCAAGGGCAAGGCCCAGAGACCCGGAAAAGGATGTTTACAATGATTTAAGAATGGACAAAATGCTGTCGGAATTGATCAAGCTCTCGGTGAAGGAGACGAAGATTAATCCCGCAGAGATAGAGGATGTTATAACTGGATGTGCATTCCAGGCTGGAGAAAACTGGACATATGGAGGCAGGCACCCTGTACTGCTTGCTGATTTGCCAGTATCTGTTCCGGCCATGTCATTGGATCGTGCATGCTCCTCATCATTGAATGCAACCGGCATTGCCTCCATGGAAATAATGACCGGAAAAGCAGGCATTGCAATTGCTGGTGGAATGGAGCACATGACCCATGTACCACTTGGCATAGACAATCCCTTCATAAAGCCAAATATGGAACTAATGGTCAATCCAAAATATTCTAAATTCAACATGAATGTATCCTATAATATGGGACTCACAGCAGAGAAGCTTGCAGGACTGAGAAAAATATCAAGAGATGAGATGGATGAATATTCATATAATTCACATAAGCGGGCAGCAAAGGCATATGATGACGGTTTTATGCAGGGAGAACTCATGCCGGTTACTGTGAACGGAACGGTAATTGACCGTGATGTGGGAATAAGGAAAGATGTTTCACTTGAACAGATAAAATCCCTAAAACCTGCATTTAGGGAGAATGGCATAATAACGGCTGCTAATTCATCATCATTGAATGACGGTGCATCCATGGTTATGCTGATGTCAGGATCGAAGGTGAAAGAATACGGATTAAAACCTCTGGCCAGAATAGTAGATTTTGCTGCAGCTGGGGTTGATCCCACCATAATGGGTGAGGGACCTGTTCCGGCAACCGAAAAGGTTCTGAAAAGAAATAAGCTTTCGCCGGATGATATAGACTACTGGGAGATAAACGAGGCCTTTGCAGTTGTGGTTTTGAATGCAGTACACTCATTCAACCTTGATCTTGGAAAGGTAAATATCCACGGTGGTGGAATATCTGTAGGGCACCCCTTGGGGGCTACTGGCGCCAGGCTTGCAGGCACTTTGGGAAGAACCCTGCAGGATAAAAAGAAAGATCTCGGCATAGCCACACTATGTGTTGGCGGTGGGCAGGGATATTCAATGTTACTGGAGCGTGTTTAA
- a CDS encoding 3-hydroxyacyl-CoA dehydrogenase NAD-binding domain-containing protein → MIKQVAVIGAGVMGHSIAEVFALNGYDVNLEDFYPEVIEKAKAGLNNSLDKLVASKKIDNAGKKSALDHIKFFNSIQEAVKNADLSIEVVPEVYDIKVKVLKEISENTDRIIASNTSNIRITEMAGEVKNPERFLGMHFFNPPILMKLVEVIKGEKTSMEYVNELYELSKKIGKIPIKVLKDQAGFVVNRISAPEMLLLCNAYGNKVAKPEAIDNYFKSQGLPMGPYQLFDYVGLDTVVDSLKYYGKELSPDYGKCHAFDSLIEAKKLGAKTGEGIYKWENGKAVIPPSEESDKINLMDMFALEINEATRLIEDGVATPDDIEAGVKYGLNRPFGPITVANGLSNDEVLETLDRLQKQYGLEVFQPSNTLKAHKLREAFNKKSEEIKKEETTGILDYKIDGKVGIITLMNGKNNLMSFELLKALDHQLNLIEEKNNVNVVIIRGNDRAFSAGADLSQFISNPFMFMKIASTGEHIFDRITGMNKIFIAELKGYVLGGGFELALACDIRTSVPDSVIGFPETSLGLIPGYGGSQRLPNLIGISRAMDMILSSERITGQKAYEYGILTRLYTENIEENTMKLAKELSEKISPASVYVAKRLIYSTAKINLDEEALSMGMLYAGNDLKEGVRAFLEKRKPDYKGN, encoded by the coding sequence ATGATTAAGCAGGTAGCAGTTATAGGCGCCGGAGTCATGGGCCATAGCATAGCAGAAGTTTTTGCGCTGAACGGATATGATGTGAATCTTGAGGATTTTTACCCAGAGGTAATAGAAAAAGCTAAGGCCGGGTTAAATAATAGCCTTGATAAGCTTGTTGCTTCCAAAAAGATAGATAATGCTGGTAAAAAATCTGCACTTGACCACATAAAATTTTTTAACAGCATCCAGGAGGCAGTTAAAAATGCAGATTTATCCATAGAGGTTGTTCCAGAAGTTTATGACATAAAAGTCAAAGTTTTGAAGGAGATATCCGAAAACACAGACAGGATTATAGCATCCAACACATCTAATATCAGGATAACTGAAATGGCAGGAGAGGTAAAAAATCCAGAAAGATTCCTTGGAATGCACTTTTTTAACCCACCAATACTGATGAAGCTGGTTGAGGTTATCAAGGGGGAGAAAACATCAATGGAATATGTCAATGAACTGTATGAGCTCTCCAAGAAAATAGGAAAAATACCTATTAAGGTCCTGAAAGATCAGGCAGGTTTCGTTGTAAACAGGATATCAGCCCCAGAAATGCTGCTGCTCTGCAATGCTTATGGAAATAAGGTGGCAAAGCCTGAGGCAATAGATAATTATTTCAAATCCCAGGGGCTTCCAATGGGCCCATATCAACTATTTGACTATGTTGGGCTTGATACTGTTGTTGATTCCCTGAAATACTATGGTAAGGAGCTTTCTCCTGATTACGGGAAATGCCATGCATTCGACAGCCTGATAGAGGCCAAAAAACTTGGAGCAAAGACCGGTGAGGGCATATATAAATGGGAAAACGGGAAGGCAGTTATACCACCTTCCGAGGAAAGCGACAAAATCAACCTGATGGACATGTTTGCACTGGAAATCAATGAGGCGACGAGGCTGATTGAGGATGGAGTTGCAACACCTGATGATATAGAGGCAGGAGTCAAATATGGTCTCAACAGGCCCTTCGGACCCATTACAGTTGCCAATGGATTGAGCAATGATGAGGTACTTGAAACACTGGACCGGCTGCAGAAACAGTACGGCCTTGAAGTATTCCAGCCATCAAATACACTGAAGGCACATAAACTGAGGGAAGCTTTCAATAAAAAATCTGAGGAGATAAAAAAAGAGGAAACTACAGGAATCCTGGATTATAAAATAGATGGAAAGGTAGGAATAATTACACTCATGAATGGAAAAAATAATCTCATGAGTTTTGAATTGCTAAAAGCACTGGATCATCAGCTTAACCTCATAGAGGAGAAAAATAATGTTAATGTTGTTATCATAAGGGGAAATGATAGGGCATTTTCAGCAGGCGCAGATCTGTCACAGTTTATTAGCAATCCTTTTATGTTCATGAAAATAGCAAGCACAGGGGAGCACATATTTGACAGGATAACTGGGATGAATAAAATTTTCATAGCTGAACTAAAGGGATATGTACTGGGAGGCGGATTTGAACTTGCACTGGCATGTGACATAAGAACTTCTGTCCCTGATTCTGTTATCGGATTTCCTGAAACTTCCCTGGGGCTTATCCCCGGATATGGAGGAAGCCAGAGGCTCCCCAATCTTATAGGCATTTCCCGTGCCATGGACATGATTCTGTCCAGCGAAAGGATTACTGGGCAGAAGGCCTATGAATACGGCATACTGACAAGGCTGTATACTGAAAATATTGAGGAAAACACCATGAAGCTGGCAAAGGAGCTTTCTGAAAAAATCTCACCGGCTTCAGTTTATGTTGCCAAACGCCTGATATACAGTACAGCAAAAATAAACCTTGACGAGGAAGCACTTTCCATGGGAATGCTATATGCTGGTAACGACCTGAAGGAGGGAGTAAGGGCATTCCTTGAGAAGAGGAAGCCGGATTACAAGGGAAATTAA
- a CDS encoding [LysW]-aminoadipate/[LysW]-glutamate kinase — protein MKIIKIGGSILEKFLENDNLYTIIEQVDDPVAIVHGGGNYLDAHADSFNYRPRFVTSPEGIRSRYTDKSTLEIFTMAMNLINQKIVLNLNQHGIRAVTLNGILRARRKEKLIILNENNRKMVIDGGYTGRVESADPDPVKSIMQAGYIPVISPIALGSGSYLNVDADRAAAYIAGSLKADTLTFLTNVNGLYYGDKIIERADTAYIKSILKFIGTGMDKKLMASIEALEMGVRKVTISSPYHNMENGTVIYNEL, from the coding sequence ATGAAAATCATAAAAATTGGCGGAAGCATACTGGAAAAATTCCTTGAAAATGATAATTTATATACTATTATAGAACAGGTTGATGACCCGGTGGCAATAGTGCATGGCGGGGGCAACTACCTTGATGCACATGCGGATTCTTTCAACTATCGTCCCAGGTTTGTAACCTCCCCGGAGGGAATAAGGAGCAGATATACGGATAAAAGCACACTGGAAATATTTACCATGGCGATGAACCTGATCAATCAGAAAATAGTTCTGAATCTTAATCAGCACGGAATACGGGCAGTCACCCTGAATGGCATCCTGAGGGCCAGGAGAAAGGAAAAATTGATAATTTTGAACGAAAATAATAGAAAAATGGTAATTGATGGAGGATACACAGGGAGGGTAGAATCCGCTGATCCCGATCCTGTAAAAAGTATAATGCAGGCAGGCTACATACCTGTTATTTCACCTATAGCACTGGGCAGTGGCAGCTATCTTAATGTTGATGCGGACAGGGCTGCAGCCTACATTGCAGGGTCCTTAAAAGCAGATACACTGACATTTCTTACGAATGTCAATGGCCTTTACTACGGGGATAAAATAATTGAAAGGGCGGACACAGCCTATATAAAAAGCATCCTTAAATTTATTGGGACTGGAATGGACAAAAAACTGATGGCTTCCATAGAGGCACTGGAAATGGGCGTCAGGAAGGTGACAATTTCCAGCCCTTACCATAATATGGAAAATGGAACGGTGATATATAATGAATTATGA
- the lysW/argW gene encoding alpha-aminoadipate/glutamate carrier protein LysW, protein METKCKICGEKISVPDDSMVGELLECGSCGMSYEISSINAGTVEIKPAENVGEDWGE, encoded by the coding sequence ATGGAAACAAAGTGTAAAATATGCGGAGAAAAAATTAGCGTGCCCGATGATTCAATGGTTGGAGAACTTCTTGAATGCGGGTCATGTGGTATGAGCTATGAAATATCATCCATAAACGCCGGAACTGTGGAAATTAAACCCGCAGAAAATGTGGGTGAGGACTGGGGAGAATAA